One Setaria viridis chromosome 7, Setaria_viridis_v4.0, whole genome shotgun sequence genomic region harbors:
- the LOC117865095 gene encoding xyloglucan endotransglucosylase protein 1, with product MAPARARLLACLPALTMMAAVSWVAAGGVRMTDQVDILWGPTQLLNDSDGGQTVGLSLDRVMGSGFRSKKSYLFARIDIDIKLVAGNSAGTVTTVYLISEGQWKIHDEIDLEFLGNVTGEPYTLHTNIFANGSGGREVQYRLWFDPTQDFHTYSIVWNSDEILILVDNMAIRRFRNHWDAGVPFPVYQPMRLNGVLWDADGWATQGGRVKTDWTQAPFTAYFRNYRASGCEPSGVAWVCGQDPSGGDWLGGGAAGGLDDVKQRQQLREAQERYTIYDYCTDSTRFPDGFRPKECALP from the exons ATGGCGCCGGCTAGGGCGCGCCTCCTAGCCTGCCTGCCGGCTCTCACGATGATGGCCGCCGTCTCTTGGGTGGCTGCCGGTGGTGTTCGCATGACGGACCAGGTGGACATACTCTGGGGCCCGACGCAGCTGCTCAACGACAGCGACGGCGGCCAGACCGTCGGGCTGTCGCTGGACCGCGTCATGGGGTCGGGGTTCCGGTCCAAGAAGTCGTATCTCTTCGCCAGGATCGACATCGACATCAAGCTCGTCGCCGGGAACTCCGCCGGCACCGTCACGACGGTTTAC CTGATCTCTGAGGGGCAGTGGAAGATCCACGACGAGATCGACTTGGAGTTCCTGGGCAACGTCACCGGCGAGCCGTACACCCTGCACACCAACATCTTCGCCAATGGCTCCGGCGGCAGGGAGGTGCAGTACAGGCTCTGGTTCGACCCTACCCAAGACTTCCACACCTACTCCATCGTCTGGAATTCAGACGAGATCCT GATCCTGGTGGACAACATGGCGATCCGGCGGTTCAGGAACCACTGGGACGCCGGCGTGCCCTTCCCGGTGTACCAGCCGATGAGGCTGAACGGTGTGCTCTGGGACGCCGACGGCTGGGCGACGCAGGGCGGGCGCGTCAAGACGGACTGGACGCAGGCGCCCTTCACCGCCTACTTCCGGAACTACCGCGCCAGCGGCTGCGAGCCGAGCGGCGTCGCGTGGGTGTGCGGCCAGGACCCGTCCGGCGGCGACTGgctcggcggcggggccgccggCGGGCTGGACGACGTgaagcagcggcagcagctgaGGGAGGCGCAGGAGAGGTACACCATCTACGACTACTGCACCGACTCCACGAGGTTCCCCGATGGCTTCCGCCCCAAGGAGTGTGCGTTGCCATAG
- the LOC117862796 gene encoding xyloglucan endotransglucosylase/hydrolase protein 24, translated as MAFSSGARVLAVALLLGLCTAAAAAGRMDDGLEVTWGDGRGSVSPDGQTLTLSLDHTSGSGFRSRDTYLFARADMQIKLVPNNSAGTVTTFYFISEGPWDVHDEVDLEFLGNVSGQPYTLHTNVFGNGNGGKEQQFHLWFDPTTDFHTYSIEWTQHHILVLVDGTPIREFKNHADRGVPYPSSQRMRLYGSLWDAEDWATQGGRVKTDWSQAPFMAQYRKFTAADASSSSTSASGYGQELDAAAQQAMKWARDNYMVYDYCADSKRFPQGVPPECSMP; from the exons ATGGCTTTTAGCTCGGGTGCTCGCGTGCTGGCAGTGGCGCTGCTCCTGGGGCTctgtacggcggcggcggcggcggggaggatgGACGACGGGCTGGAGGTGACGtggggcgacgggcgcgggAGCGTGTCGCCGGACGGCCAGACGCTGACGCTGTCGCTGGACCACACCTCCGGCTCCGGGTTCCGCTCCAGGGACACCTACCTCTTCGCGCGCGCTGACATGCAGATCAAGCTCGTACCCAACAACTCCGCCGGCACCGTCACCACCTTCTAC TTCATCTCGGAGGGTCCGTGGGACGTCCACGACGAGGTGGACCTCGAGTTCCTGGGCAACGTGAGCGGGCAGCCGTACACGCTGCACACCAACGTGTTCGGCAACGGCAACGGCGGCAAGGAGCAGCAGTTCCACCTCTGGTTCGACCCCACCACCGACTTCCACACATACTCCATCGAGTGGACGCAGCACCACATCCT GGTACTGGTGGACGGGACGCCGATCCGGGAGTTCAAGAACCACGCGGACCGCGGCGTGCCGTACCCGTCGTCGCAGCGGATGCGGCTGTACGGCTCGCTGTGGGACGCCGAGGACTGGGCCACGCAGGGCGGCCGCGTCAAGACGGACTGGTCCCAGGCCCCCTTCATGGCGCAGTACCGCAAGTTCACGGCCGCGgacgcctcgtcctcctccacgtCGGCGAGCGGGTACGGGCAGGAGCtggacgcggcggcgcagcaggcGATGAAGTGGGCGCGGGACAACTACATGGTGTACGACTACTGCGCCGACAGCAAGCGGTTCCCGCAGGGCGTCCCGCCCGAGTGCTCCATGCCGTAG
- the LOC117862747 gene encoding xyloglucan endotransglucosylase/hydrolase 2: MASPSCSPKLCRSSLLLVVGVAVLLGSMLQLCAATLDEDIELIWGASHTYFFMDGPDTESLALSLDEQQGSCFRSRNTYLYGTISMDIKLVEGNSAGVVGTIYTISEGPWSYHDEIDLEFLGNLTGEPITLHTNIFADGVGGREQQFYLWFDPTADYHTYTIEWNPKYIIIRVDGKAIRAFKNYQDQGVPYPTWQQQRVYGSLWDADEWATQGGAIKTDWSNAPFVAYYRNYTATSCRPSPGVSWCGAEPKDSTRFDLDPQTLADLQWVNDNYRIYDYCSDHKRFNESEFPKDCYLQRAGV; the protein is encoded by the exons ATGGCGTCGCCTTCTTGCAGCCCCAAGCTCTGCCGCAGCAGCCTGCTACTTGTCGTCGGCGTGGCGGTGCTGCTGGGCAGCATGCTGCAGCTGTGCGCGGCGACCCTGGACGAGGACATCGAGCTCATCTGGGGCGCCAGCCACACCTACTTCTTCATGGACGGCCCCGACACCGAGTCGCTGGCGCTCTCCCTGGACGAGCAGCAGGGCTCCTGCTTCCGCTCCAGGAACACGTACCTCTACGGCACCATCAGCATGGACATCAAGCTCGTCGAGGGCAACtccgccggcgtcgtcggcaCCATCTAC ACGATCTCCGAAGGCCCCTGGTCGTACCACGACGAGATCGACCTGGAGTTCCTCGgcaacctcaccggcgagccCATCACGCTCCACACCAACATCTTCGCCGACGGCGTCGGTGGCCGGGAGCAGCAGTTCTACCTCTGGTTCGATCCCACCGCCGACTACCACACCTACACCATCGAGTGGAACCCCAAGTACATCAT AATCAGGGTTGACGGGAAGGCGATCCGTGCGTTCAAGAATTACCAGGACCAGGGCGTGCCGTACCCGAcgtggcagcagcagcgggtgtACGGCAGCCTGTGGGACGCGGACGAGTGGGCGACGCAGGGCGGCGCCATCAAGACCGACTGGTCCAACGCCCCCTTCGTCGCCTACTACCGCAACTACACCGCCACCtcgtgccgcccgtcgcccggcGTGTCGTGGTGCGGCGCCGAGCCCAAGGACTCGACGCGCTTCGACCTCGACCCCCAGACGCTCGCCGACCTGCAGTGGGTCAACGACAACTACCGGATCTACGACTACTGCTCCGACCACAAGAGGTTCAACGAGTCGGAGTTCCCCAAGGATTGCTACCTGCAACGAGCAGGGGTTTGA
- the LOC117864835 gene encoding LOW QUALITY PROTEIN: xyloglucan endotransglucosylase protein 7 (The sequence of the model RefSeq protein was modified relative to this genomic sequence to represent the inferred CDS: inserted 1 base in 1 codon) — protein sequence MPRSLNALAAAAAAVVFVACLASCSRDDHVRVAAVGGXQLVTLTLDNSSGSGASGFQSKDQFLFGEFSMEMKLVPGESAGTVATFYLTSEGDAHDEIDFEFLGNVSGEPYVMHTNVFAQGRGNREQEFYLWFDPTADFHNYTLLWNPHNIIWSVDGVPVRVFRNHEPAGVPYLSGQAMRVHGSLWNGESWATEGGRVKTNWSAAPFVTSYGGYASSACVVPASGGGGCPPNASSSPGDAGAWMGRQLGPEGVAWAREKYMIYDYCDDRWRFRQGPPAECNLDRLG from the exons ATGCCGAGATCATTGAATGCcctggcagcagcagcggcagcagtgGTGTTCGTTGCATGCCTGGCGTCATGTTCGA gggacgaCCACGTCAgggtcgccgccgtcggcg ggcagctggtgacgcTGACCCTCGACAACTCCTCCGGCTCCGGAGCCTCCGGGTTCCAGTCCAAGGACCAGTTCCTGTTCGGGGAGTTCAGCATGGAGATGAAGCTCGTGCCGGGCGAGTCGGCCGGCACCGTTGCCACCTTCTAC CTGACTTCGGAAGGAGACGCGCACGACGAGATCGACTTCGAGTTCCTGGGGAACGTGAGCGGGGAGCCGTACGTGATGCACACCAACGTGTTCGCGCAGGGAAGAGGCAACCGGGAGCAGGAGTTCTACCTCTGGTTTGATCCCACCGCGGACTTCCACAACTACACCCTCCTCTGGAACCCACACAACATCAT CTGGTCGGTGGACGGCGTGCCGGTGCGCGTGTTCAGGAACCACGAGCCCGCCGGCGTGCCGTACCTGAGCGGGCAGGCGATGAGGGTGCACGGGAGCCTGTGGAACGGCGAGAGCTGGGCGACGGAGGGCGGGCGCGTCAAGACCAACTGGTCCGCGGCGCCGTTCGTCACGTCGTACGGCGGGTACGCGTCCAGCGCGTGCGTCgtgccggcgagcggcggcggcggctgcccgcCGAACGCATCGTCGTCCCCGGGCGACGCCGGCGCGTGGATGGGCCGGCAGCTGGGGCCCGAGGGCGTCGCGTGGGCGCGGGAGAAGTACATGATTTACGACTACTGCGATGATCGCTGGCGGTTCCGTCAGGGCCCGCCGGCCGAGTGCAACCTCGACCGTCTCGGCTGA